In Bifidobacterium actinocoloniiforme DSM 22766, a genomic segment contains:
- a CDS encoding DUF6541 family protein, which yields MQLSSWFQAMPLTLTVAGLLYLPGIMIVLAAGRRKCNEVLALAPVSAVALAGVDGIVLYPMHIRWNWASYLASAIVLAALCGLARTWMAKRGTKDKSGNRAQSRSAFAIQKPESDDKGFLRSACKSLPAASGIILAAGTIAGRLIEAVPSPEQVTQNYDSVFHENIVARIAMTGQASSLHALPPVRDVYPIAFQQFAALGNEIFSQTSTSSSVTCTWLIFAALVWPISMLYMVRSLVGPLPATDFLAPALSAATAGFPFLLLDWGTLYSMFASQVLLPVFLGLVWRYCRGSMRGERESWTRLAWMAVSVLAISVCHFRVMMTALLLAFPEILVWFIGTCSRLRQHNRAAFRATAAGFVAAIAAVAIAGVAIFRKMYLSGASRPIADHLNGGPAQPTESIGSATLRYFLGQPINSSNQRLPVFWPIAIALIAAVAIIVIEHKPQGLTLLSSFLLLGFVFVSCAGSHADWAKVVTALWYKDQRRLFAAWPIAGIALISWAISAATRWLRLRNSLAVPQGGRGLERAGTVGARSQRRTAVTVAAVTLIGLLSCLVNPQMRAMQSAVSRTYAFADNYADSPMLSSDEYLLLKRLDRHVGPSEEVVSDPWNGSGFMLAVGHRTPYYAHLSSMWDYDHEYLARHFDRVDSDPQVCRILKNNDLKWYVDMGGPYVKNDPQHQVFEGLRPVLGAMHPVDRQGRAMLYRITACGL from the coding sequence ATGCAACTGTCATCATGGTTCCAGGCCATGCCTTTGACGCTCACAGTCGCTGGCCTGCTCTACCTACCCGGAATCATGATTGTCCTAGCAGCTGGGCGACGCAAGTGCAACGAGGTCCTGGCCCTTGCTCCCGTATCCGCCGTAGCCTTAGCTGGGGTGGACGGTATAGTGCTCTACCCCATGCATATCCGCTGGAACTGGGCGTCCTATCTCGCCTCAGCAATCGTCCTTGCCGCCTTGTGCGGGCTGGCACGTACGTGGATGGCGAAGAGGGGAACAAAGGACAAGTCCGGCAACCGAGCCCAATCTCGCAGCGCATTCGCTATTCAGAAACCTGAGTCCGACGACAAGGGCTTCCTGCGCTCGGCTTGTAAGTCCCTGCCCGCCGCGAGTGGAATCATTCTTGCGGCGGGAACCATAGCCGGCAGGCTCATTGAAGCCGTTCCTTCCCCCGAGCAAGTCACGCAGAACTACGATTCGGTCTTCCACGAGAATATCGTGGCTCGCATCGCGATGACGGGACAGGCGTCCTCCCTCCATGCGCTCCCCCCAGTGCGCGACGTGTACCCCATCGCCTTTCAGCAGTTCGCCGCTTTAGGCAACGAAATCTTCTCCCAAACCAGCACCAGCAGTAGCGTCACCTGTACTTGGCTGATATTCGCCGCCCTCGTCTGGCCCATTTCGATGCTGTATATGGTTCGGTCGTTAGTCGGCCCCCTCCCGGCAACGGATTTTCTAGCACCCGCCTTATCCGCCGCAACCGCGGGATTCCCCTTCCTTCTTCTGGATTGGGGCACGCTGTATTCCATGTTTGCCAGCCAAGTCCTCCTACCTGTTTTTCTTGGCCTGGTTTGGCGCTACTGCCGCGGCAGCATGAGGGGCGAACGCGAGAGCTGGACGCGATTAGCGTGGATGGCCGTATCGGTTCTGGCAATATCGGTATGTCATTTCCGCGTCATGATGACGGCTCTTCTGCTCGCTTTTCCCGAGATTCTAGTCTGGTTCATCGGCACCTGCTCCCGGCTGCGGCAGCACAACCGCGCGGCTTTCCGCGCAACGGCCGCAGGGTTCGTGGCGGCAATTGCGGCGGTGGCCATAGCAGGGGTCGCAATCTTCCGGAAGATGTATCTCAGCGGTGCCTCACGCCCTATTGCGGACCATCTCAACGGAGGCCCAGCCCAGCCCACTGAATCCATCGGATCCGCGACCCTGCGCTACTTCCTTGGTCAACCCATCAATTCCTCCAACCAGAGGCTTCCCGTCTTCTGGCCAATAGCGATTGCGCTTATCGCAGCGGTTGCGATCATCGTCATCGAGCATAAGCCACAAGGTCTGACGCTGCTCTCCTCTTTCCTCCTGCTCGGATTCGTCTTCGTCTCCTGCGCGGGCAGCCATGCCGATTGGGCGAAAGTGGTGACCGCGCTATGGTACAAGGACCAGCGCAGACTGTTCGCTGCTTGGCCAATCGCAGGCATCGCGCTGATTTCCTGGGCAATCAGCGCGGCAACGCGATGGCTCCGTCTTCGTAATTCCCTGGCGGTGCCCCAGGGCGGAAGAGGATTGGAACGGGCCGGGACCGTCGGCGCTCGCTCGCAGAGGCGCACTGCCGTAACAGTTGCCGCAGTGACGCTTATCGGCTTGCTCTCCTGCTTAGTCAATCCCCAGATGCGAGCCATGCAATCGGCGGTAAGCCGCACTTATGCCTTTGCGGACAACTACGCAGATTCCCCCATGCTCTCCTCTGACGAATATCTGCTGCTCAAGCGCTTGGACCGCCATGTGGGCCCCAGTGAGGAAGTGGTCTCCGACCCTTGGAACGGCAGCGGATTCATGCTGGCCGTCGGTCACCGCACTCCGTACTACGCCCATCTGAGCTCCATGTGGGATTACGACCATGAGTATCTGGCGAGGCACTTCGACAGAGTGGATTCAGATCCGCAGGTATGCCGCATTCTGAAGAACAACGACCTTAAGTGGTACGTCGACATGGGCGGCCCTTATGTGAAGAACGATCCTCAACACCAGGTCTTCGAGGGGCTTCGGCCCGTCCTTGGCGCCATGCATCCCGTAGACCGCCAGGGCAGGGCCATGCTGTACCGCATTACCGCTTGTGGCCTGTAA
- a CDS encoding glycosyltransferase family 2 protein, protein MISRVTALVVSYNRSQLLRQCLDGLQAQTRKPDSIIVVDNASSDDSASVVQQHPCGAKLVQLSRNMGGAGGFSAGIALALEEGSDWDNSSIWIMDDDVIPTSTALEKLLDAAEEASRLNGRQPTVMGSQALWINGEIHGMSKPRPRTWVKAGHRTLKASAGAYQVRSLSFVSCLISAQAIRKARALPRSAYFLWNDDFEFTTRLLKDGIGYFVPASEVVHKTKVFGSSDADPGNRFFYEVRNKIWLMRYSSSNFTVMEFGELLAKTVRRWVLTLLRSKDRGLILKCLGRGLRAGFGTRPLDNASIFCAEPEVAQAIQAVEGDGFTGHKR, encoded by the coding sequence ATGATTTCTCGCGTCACTGCCCTGGTCGTATCCTATAACCGGTCACAGCTGCTGCGGCAGTGCCTGGACGGTTTGCAAGCTCAGACCCGAAAGCCCGACAGTATTATTGTCGTGGACAATGCCAGCAGCGACGATTCAGCCTCCGTGGTGCAGCAGCATCCTTGCGGAGCGAAGCTCGTGCAGCTGTCGCGCAATATGGGAGGAGCGGGGGGGTTCTCCGCCGGCATTGCGCTGGCCTTGGAGGAGGGTTCCGACTGGGACAATTCCAGTATCTGGATCATGGATGATGATGTAATCCCTACTTCGACGGCATTGGAGAAGCTGCTTGACGCAGCTGAGGAGGCCAGCCGCCTTAATGGTCGGCAACCGACGGTCATGGGATCTCAGGCTTTGTGGATTAATGGCGAGATTCACGGCATGAGCAAGCCCAGGCCGCGCACATGGGTGAAAGCAGGGCATAGGACCCTCAAGGCATCAGCAGGGGCATACCAGGTTCGTTCCTTGTCATTCGTGTCCTGTCTGATTAGCGCGCAAGCGATTCGAAAGGCGCGCGCTTTGCCCAGGAGCGCCTACTTCCTGTGGAATGATGATTTCGAGTTCACGACCCGTCTGCTCAAAGACGGCATCGGCTACTTCGTCCCAGCCAGCGAAGTGGTCCATAAAACAAAGGTCTTCGGCTCCAGCGATGCGGATCCCGGAAATCGATTCTTCTACGAGGTGCGCAACAAAATTTGGCTGATGCGGTATTCGTCCAGCAATTTCACCGTAATGGAGTTCGGAGAGTTGCTGGCAAAGACCGTCCGTCGCTGGGTGCTGACGCTCCTGCGTTCCAAAGACCGCGGGCTGATACTGAAATGCCTGGGCAGAGGGCTGCGCGCCGGTTTCGGAACGCGCCCCTTAGACAATGCTTCCATCTTCTGCGCTGAGCCCGAAGTCGCTCAGGCCATACAAGCCGTGGAAGGTGACGGATTTACAGGCCACAAGCGGTAA
- a CDS encoding DUF3427 domain-containing protein, translated as MVGDLGFSRAKTRNPLVLRLRHSPGHVPPGSAHEIHAERIWLHPRRRGKPCRSGRTPESPEFVWMREGAGGPEWDETRFIPLFVMRKEEASERKYYYLGHVNAIGDPSAETTPQSGDQAARKVTVTNLHLAQALDRQLYRHLTGAESA; from the coding sequence ATGGTGGGAGACCTGGGCTTCTCTCGGGCGAAAACAAGGAACCCACTTGTCCTACGTCTTCGCCACAGTCCAGGCCACGTACCGCCCGGAAGCGCTCACGAAATTCACGCCGAACGAATTTGGCTGCATCCGCGTCGACGAGGCAAGCCGTGCAGAAGCGGGAGGACGCCGGAATCACCTGAATTCGTGTGGATGCGGGAGGGCGCAGGGGGACCGGAATGGGACGAGACGCGCTTCATCCCGCTGTTCGTGATGCGCAAGGAGGAGGCTTCCGAAAGGAAGTACTATTACCTCGGCCATGTCAACGCTATAGGGGACCCGTCCGCGGAAACGACTCCTCAAAGCGGCGACCAGGCAGCCCGGAAAGTGACTGTCACGAACCTGCATCTGGCGCAGGCCCTGGATAGACAGCTCTACCGGCACCTGACAGGGGCGGAAAGCGCATAG
- a CDS encoding MarR family winged helix-turn-helix transcriptional regulator — translation MAQQTKPADRDLARAQAGQRPQPRPENYYRLVKQAINKQNRKLDRFVARYDLTASQASIIDHLSTCPGHAASQSAIEAEFDIQGSTLTVMLQRMEAKGLLERAASTADARRKTVHLTPKSERLIPAISAYIDRQQLRFEREFGRARLADFKRMIAYMAASIGLDDDQPVDKRPPL, via the coding sequence ATGGCCCAACAGACCAAGCCAGCAGATAGGGACCTGGCCCGGGCCCAAGCCGGGCAGCGGCCGCAACCACGCCCAGAGAACTACTACCGACTGGTCAAACAGGCCATCAACAAGCAGAACCGGAAGCTAGACCGCTTCGTCGCCCGCTACGACCTGACCGCCAGCCAAGCCTCCATCATCGACCACCTGTCCACCTGCCCTGGCCACGCCGCCAGCCAGAGCGCCATCGAGGCCGAGTTCGACATCCAAGGCTCCACGCTGACCGTCATGCTTCAGAGGATGGAAGCCAAGGGACTGCTGGAACGCGCCGCCTCCACAGCCGACGCTCGACGCAAAACCGTGCACCTGACGCCCAAGAGCGAGCGCCTGATTCCCGCCATCAGCGCCTACATCGACCGCCAGCAGCTCCGTTTCGAGCGCGAGTTCGGCCGCGCCCGTCTGGCTGACTTCAAGAGGATGATCGCCTACATGGCCGCCAGCATCGGGCTCGACGACGACCAACCCGTCGACAAGCGCCCTCCCCTATAG
- a CDS encoding PHP domain-containing protein: MFPDCHVHSSFSFDCEEPLASYVDRSAGLLLTTEHLELANSVNGGRDDVPDFARIARQMDRIRQEEADPGLKSVVGAEVGYSREHPNQLEDLLGGEAIDLRLLSFHSYRGHDWIEVEAHQNISDHDYAAAYFDLVLEGLQTLGGQVDVLTHLDYPFRYRPSLRGQAVFDEFAGPIGLIIDACAERGLVVELNTKSMYKYGDESFYALLLGMVAAKSGQGAPIAVCLGSDCHRASDWRAGFSRAEGLAAAHGLKPLDLDGLISRLGR, encoded by the coding sequence ATGTTTCCTGACTGCCACGTGCACTCCTCCTTCTCCTTCGACTGCGAAGAGCCGCTGGCTTCATACGTGGACCGGAGCGCCGGTTTGTTGCTGACCACAGAGCACCTGGAACTGGCTAATTCGGTCAATGGCGGCCGTGACGACGTCCCTGACTTCGCGCGGATTGCGCGCCAAATGGACCGTATCCGCCAGGAGGAGGCCGATCCGGGCCTCAAGAGCGTGGTCGGCGCTGAGGTGGGCTACAGCCGGGAGCATCCCAACCAGTTGGAGGACCTGCTGGGCGGGGAGGCCATCGATCTGCGCCTGCTGAGTTTCCACTCCTACCGTGGCCACGACTGGATTGAGGTCGAGGCCCACCAAAACATAAGCGACCATGATTACGCGGCCGCCTACTTCGATTTGGTCCTGGAGGGTCTGCAGACCCTGGGCGGACAGGTGGATGTCCTGACCCACTTGGACTACCCCTTCCGCTACCGTCCCAGCCTGCGAGGCCAGGCGGTCTTCGACGAGTTCGCGGGGCCGATTGGACTGATTATCGATGCCTGCGCCGAGCGAGGGCTGGTCGTCGAGCTCAACACGAAGAGCATGTACAAGTACGGCGACGAATCCTTCTACGCCCTCCTGCTGGGGATGGTCGCCGCCAAGTCCGGCCAGGGCGCGCCAATCGCCGTCTGCCTGGGCTCGGATTGCCACCGGGCCAGTGACTGGCGCGCTGGTTTCAGCCGAGCTGAAGGATTGGCGGCCGCCCACGGCCTGAAGCCACTGGACTTGGATGGCCTGATTTCGCGCCTGGGCCGCTGA
- a CDS encoding DUF6020 family protein, translated as MITGLRASWTTHEPDAPASRPAGSVAERRRTRTQVPCWIGWTLAALACAWIALCTAVGPIYRADGSIADFGPPNWLILLGVFAASLGLVAKLAAIGRRRGKARQSAQAAGGAGLSGPIPAIGAGRQGWLHGRARLEAWSATSPLMRLLGRAVTRATRSWRTIMLVLLLGWAWAWITLVAAYGADLISQSREVTSWLAQLNGESLPYRQGSTIMDVYPTAHYLWPTHPTYLTDQHNLPLTLLYGGSLALSRRLTGASDLAIIILAGLQVVFATFCAAASANRFLQPAQACRLPQSSGQPDMKPAGPLARVAILLVLLVCPLIVFSTISLTKSPLFAWAFLWWMGIGYELRLTRAAGQGLRARSKLALLIATLVMLASAKYAVYIVAVQLLLALLTDRRRWMTYLLTLLAPLLVFEACMGGLFATGAVIKGDSIEGKGIQLQQIARVAQRDPSAIPAAARVNLAPIMDLDAAGFAYYPNDADRVKSSGNSSKVVVYRWRTVTAGDMKDFNRAWAQIGRQAPTIYLDAFLAKCYGYFDLTDHAYVPMAYYVSNGYVQQDSAWIKYWCHGWRDRVAWFACVWTSTPILGWPASGNFWVVSSLLLLAYEAARGRWRDILGQVPLILLMGVMIAAPANNFERHMLPLVFTLPFLVIAARRAQPGPSHSPSGR; from the coding sequence ATGATCACCGGATTACGAGCTTCTTGGACCACCCACGAACCAGACGCGCCCGCGTCCCGCCCGGCAGGGTCGGTCGCGGAGCGCCGGCGCACGCGCACCCAAGTCCCCTGCTGGATCGGGTGGACGCTGGCGGCGCTGGCTTGCGCCTGGATTGCCCTCTGCACGGCGGTCGGTCCCATTTACCGGGCTGACGGCTCGATAGCCGACTTCGGCCCGCCCAACTGGCTCATCCTCCTGGGCGTTTTCGCCGCATCCCTAGGCCTGGTGGCCAAGCTGGCCGCAATCGGCAGACGGCGTGGGAAAGCCAGGCAGTCGGCGCAGGCGGCCGGCGGGGCTGGCCTCTCCGGCCCGATTCCTGCGATAGGCGCGGGCCGCCAGGGTTGGCTCCACGGCCGCGCCCGCTTGGAAGCTTGGTCCGCGACATCCCCCCTCATGCGGTTGCTTGGAAGGGCCGTGACCCGCGCCACCCGAAGCTGGCGAACGATCATGCTGGTCCTGCTGCTCGGATGGGCCTGGGCGTGGATCACTTTAGTGGCGGCCTATGGCGCCGATCTGATCTCCCAATCCAGGGAGGTGACCTCCTGGCTGGCCCAGCTGAACGGGGAGAGCCTGCCCTACCGCCAAGGGTCCACGATTATGGACGTCTACCCCACGGCCCACTACCTATGGCCGACGCACCCCACCTACTTGACCGACCAGCACAACCTGCCGCTGACCCTCCTTTACGGCGGCTCGCTCGCCCTTTCCCGGCGGCTGACCGGCGCCAGCGATTTGGCCATCATCATCCTGGCTGGTCTGCAAGTGGTCTTCGCCACCTTCTGCGCCGCCGCCAGCGCCAACCGCTTCCTTCAGCCGGCCCAGGCCTGCCGACTGCCCCAGAGCAGCGGCCAGCCGGACATGAAGCCTGCTGGACCCCTGGCTCGGGTGGCAATCCTCCTGGTCCTCCTGGTTTGCCCGCTGATTGTGTTCAGCACCATCAGCTTGACCAAGTCCCCCCTGTTCGCCTGGGCCTTCCTTTGGTGGATGGGCATTGGCTATGAGCTGCGCCTGACGAGGGCCGCCGGCCAGGGACTGCGCGCCCGTTCCAAGCTGGCTCTCCTGATTGCCACCCTGGTCATGCTGGCCTCGGCCAAGTACGCGGTCTATATCGTGGCGGTCCAGCTCCTGCTCGCCCTCCTGACCGACCGCCGGCGGTGGATGACCTACCTGCTCACGCTCCTGGCCCCGCTTTTGGTCTTTGAAGCCTGCATGGGGGGCTTGTTCGCCACGGGCGCGGTGATCAAGGGGGACTCCATCGAGGGCAAGGGCATACAGCTCCAGCAGATCGCCCGTGTGGCCCAACGCGACCCCTCCGCCATCCCCGCTGCCGCGCGGGTGAATCTGGCGCCGATCATGGACCTGGACGCGGCCGGTTTCGCTTACTACCCCAACGACGCGGACCGGGTCAAGTCCTCCGGCAACAGCTCTAAGGTGGTCGTCTACCGTTGGAGGACCGTCACCGCAGGCGACATGAAAGACTTCAACCGGGCCTGGGCGCAGATCGGCCGCCAGGCTCCGACCATCTACTTGGACGCCTTCCTGGCCAAATGCTATGGCTATTTCGACCTGACCGACCACGCCTACGTGCCGATGGCTTATTACGTCAGCAATGGTTATGTCCAACAGGATTCGGCCTGGATCAAGTACTGGTGCCACGGCTGGCGGGACCGGGTGGCCTGGTTCGCCTGCGTTTGGACCTCCACGCCCATCCTAGGCTGGCCAGCTTCCGGCAATTTCTGGGTCGTGTCCAGCCTGCTCCTGCTGGCCTACGAAGCCGCTCGCGGCCGCTGGAGGGACATCCTGGGCCAGGTTCCCCTGATCCTCCTCATGGGCGTCATGATCGCCGCCCCCGCGAACAACTTCGAGCGCCACATGCTCCCCCTGGTCTTCACCCTCCCCTTCCTGGTCATCGCTGCCCGCCGCGCCCAGCCCGGTCCCTCCCATTCGCCCAGCGGTCGGTGA
- the rplA gene encoding 50S ribosomal protein L1 — protein MTKRSKKYREALEKIDRSNLYTPEEAIALIKTMPKYGFDESVEAVYRLSVDPRKADQLIRGTVNLPNGTGKTVKVLVFARGPQATAAAEAGADEVGDDELVTKVAGGYLDFDAVVATPDMMGKVGRLGRVLGPRGLMPNPKTGTVTMDVAKAVKEIKGGRIEFRVDKNGNLSFLIGKSSFEEQALAENFHAVSEEIKRLKPATVKGRYITKATIASTMSPGVPLDLATL, from the coding sequence ATGACAAAGCGTTCCAAGAAGTACCGCGAGGCGCTCGAAAAGATTGACCGCTCCAACCTCTACACCCCGGAAGAGGCCATCGCGCTGATCAAGACCATGCCGAAGTATGGTTTCGACGAGAGCGTCGAGGCCGTCTACCGTCTGAGCGTTGACCCGCGCAAGGCCGACCAGCTGATTCGCGGCACGGTCAACCTGCCCAACGGCACCGGCAAGACCGTCAAGGTCCTGGTCTTCGCCCGTGGTCCGCAGGCCACAGCCGCCGCTGAGGCTGGCGCCGACGAGGTCGGCGACGACGAGCTGGTGACCAAGGTCGCTGGCGGCTACCTGGACTTCGACGCCGTGGTGGCTACGCCTGACATGATGGGCAAGGTCGGCCGCCTAGGCCGTGTCCTGGGTCCCCGCGGCTTGATGCCTAACCCCAAGACTGGCACCGTGACCATGGATGTCGCCAAGGCCGTCAAGGAGATCAAGGGCGGCAGGATTGAGTTCCGCGTCGACAAGAACGGCAACCTGTCCTTCCTGATTGGCAAGTCCTCCTTCGAGGAGCAGGCTCTGGCCGAGAACTTCCACGCGGTCAGCGAGGAGATCAAGCGCCTGAAGCCGGCCACCGTCAAGGGCCGCTACATCACCAAGGCCACCATCGCCTCCACCATGAGCCCCGGCGTCCCCCTGGACCTGGCTACTCTGTAA
- the rplK gene encoding 50S ribosomal protein L11, which produces MPQKKKKVTALIKLQIEAGKANPAPPLGPALGSHGVNIMDFCKAYNDATKDKMGQVIPVEITVFEDRSFTFITKTPPAADLLRKAAGVQKGAGNPLTTKVGSVTKAQVREIAETKMPDLSARDVEAGMKIIEGTARSMGITVTD; this is translated from the coding sequence ATGCCTCAAAAGAAGAAGAAAGTCACTGCGCTCATCAAGCTGCAGATCGAGGCCGGCAAGGCCAACCCGGCTCCGCCGCTGGGCCCGGCGTTGGGTTCTCACGGCGTCAACATCATGGACTTCTGCAAGGCCTACAATGATGCGACCAAGGACAAGATGGGTCAGGTCATCCCCGTCGAGATCACCGTTTTCGAGGATCGCTCCTTCACCTTCATCACTAAGACCCCGCCCGCCGCGGATTTGCTCCGCAAGGCAGCCGGTGTGCAAAAGGGCGCTGGCAACCCGCTGACCACCAAGGTCGGTTCGGTCACCAAGGCCCAGGTGCGCGAGATCGCCGAGACCAAGATGCCCGACCTGTCGGCGCGCGACGTCGAGGCTGGCATGAAGATCATCGAAGGCACCGCCCGTTCCATGGGCATCACCGTCACCGACTGA
- the secE gene encoding preprotein translocase subunit SecE — MAKKAQASEQKRPNIFKRIGMFIKQVIDEIRKVVAPTGKELLGWSVAVFIFVLFLMVFVTVLDFGLGKLVMLVFG; from the coding sequence ATGGCTAAGAAGGCTCAGGCTTCTGAACAGAAGAGGCCCAATATCTTCAAGCGTATCGGCATGTTCATCAAGCAGGTGATTGACGAGATTCGCAAGGTGGTGGCGCCGACCGGCAAGGAGCTTCTCGGCTGGTCCGTGGCCGTGTTCATCTTCGTCCTCTTCCTGATGGTCTTCGTGACGGTTCTCGATTTCGGCCTGGGCAAGCTGGTCATGCTGGTCTTCGGCTGA
- the proB gene encoding glutamate 5-kinase yields MTKMDEEAVRRAVAQARTLVVKVGSSSLTSPSGHLRPERLQALVGALARVCLQGARLVLVSSGAIAAGFGSLGFSERPDDLATQQATASVGQGVLMAHYETAFASYGLKVGQILLTAQDTRQATQYRNARRTLGRLLDLGVVAIVNENDALASNEIRFGDNDRLSALVANIVRADALVLLTDVDALYTEPPSRSGARKVAFVPDVVQTMESIDAEGSTSGLGTGGMTTKLEAARIGAVSGIPVLMTKASLAGPALFGDPVGTVFAPVKHRGSARRLWIKFASAPRGSYQADAGAARAVHGGRASLLPAGVTGVEGEFSAGDPVWIRDESGRPLAKGVSAYDAEEAVHLMGRTTSELSRRYGRQYAHPFVHRDDLVLL; encoded by the coding sequence ATGACCAAGATGGATGAGGAGGCGGTGCGCAGGGCTGTGGCCCAGGCGCGCACCCTAGTGGTCAAGGTCGGCTCCTCCTCGCTGACTTCGCCCAGTGGCCATCTACGCCCGGAGCGTTTGCAGGCCCTGGTCGGCGCCCTGGCCCGGGTCTGTCTCCAAGGGGCGCGGCTGGTCCTGGTCTCCTCCGGCGCCATAGCGGCCGGTTTCGGCTCCCTGGGCTTCTCCGAGCGCCCCGACGACCTGGCGACCCAGCAAGCAACGGCCTCCGTGGGCCAGGGCGTGCTGATGGCCCATTACGAAACCGCTTTCGCGTCTTACGGGCTCAAGGTGGGCCAAATCCTCCTGACGGCCCAAGACACCCGCCAAGCCACCCAATATCGCAACGCGCGCCGTACCCTGGGCCGCTTGCTGGACCTGGGCGTCGTGGCGATTGTCAACGAGAACGACGCACTGGCCTCGAACGAGATTCGTTTCGGCGACAATGACCGCCTCTCCGCGCTGGTGGCGAACATCGTGCGCGCCGATGCCCTGGTCCTCCTGACCGATGTGGACGCCCTGTACACCGAGCCGCCTTCTCGCTCGGGGGCCAGGAAGGTCGCGTTCGTGCCCGATGTGGTCCAAACGATGGAGTCGATTGACGCGGAAGGCTCCACCTCAGGCCTGGGCACCGGAGGCATGACCACCAAGCTGGAGGCGGCACGCATTGGCGCGGTCTCCGGCATCCCGGTCCTGATGACCAAGGCCAGCCTGGCTGGTCCGGCCCTCTTCGGCGACCCTGTGGGTACCGTGTTCGCCCCGGTCAAGCACCGGGGGAGCGCGCGCCGCCTGTGGATTAAATTCGCTTCGGCCCCGCGCGGTTCCTACCAGGCTGATGCCGGTGCCGCACGGGCGGTCCACGGCGGTCGAGCCAGTCTTTTGCCCGCAGGCGTGACTGGGGTGGAGGGGGAGTTCTCCGCCGGAGACCCGGTTTGGATTCGTGACGAGTCCGGTCGCCCCTTGGCCAAAGGGGTTTCGGCCTACGACGCGGAGGAGGCGGTACACCTGATGGGCCGTACGACCAGTGAATTGTCCCGCCGCTACGGTCGGCAATACGCCCATCCTTTCGTTCACCGGGATGACCTGGTCCTCCTGTGA